ACAATGCCCGGAGTATGGTGGCTGCCGGCGCCGCCGAGATGATTTCCGAATCGATGATCCATACCCTGCCGGAGGCGATAAACCGGCTGCGGGAGCGCCCCGAACTCCTCAGGGATATGTCGAAAGCGGCGCTTGATCTGGCTCGGCCCGACGCGGCCGATCGGATTGCCGGGGACGTGTTGCGTCTGGCGGGTTTCGCGGAGGAAACGAAGGAAGGCGATAACGAATCGACGAGGATCAGTCGGCAAGCGATGCATGGTTGAATGATGAAAAGTAAACGGCAATCGGCTCTGGGGCGTATCCGGCGGGTCCACATGGTGGGCATCGGCGGTATCGGCATGAGTTCCATCGCAGAGGTGTTGCTCAACCGGGGGTATTGGGTGACCGGCTCGGATCTCCAGCTGTCGGACGTGACGGACCGGCTGACCTCGCTTGGCGCGGTGATCCATGAGGGGCATGCCGCCGAAAACGTGCAGGATACCGATGTGGTCGTGTATTCCTCCGCGGTAGCGCTGAAAGAAAACCCGGAAACCGTGGAGGCGGAACGGCAGCGTATTCCCACGATTCCCCGTTCGGTGATGCTTGGGGAATTGATGCGCATGCAGTTCGGCGTCGGCATCTCCGGCACGCACGGCAAGACCACGACCACCTCTATGGTCGGATTGGTTGTTGCGGAGGGAGGCTTTGACCCCACCATTATCGTAGGCGGGAAAGTAGCGGTTTTCGGTTCGAACGCGGTGGTCGGCGAAGGCAATGTCATCGTGATCGAAGCGGACGAATACGATCGGACGTTCCTGCGGCTCACTCCTTCCCTGGCCGTTATTACGAACATCGAGGCGGAACACCTCGATACGTACAGGGACCTCGACGACATCAAACAGGCGTTCACGCAATTCGCGAACAGCGTGCCTTTTTTCGGAGCGGCTGTGCTTTGCCTCGACGATCCGATCGTACAGGAAATCGTCAGTCGGATAGACCGCCGGATCATTACGTACGGCATGTCGCGGCAGGCGGAGGTCCGCACCGACAAGGTCTGGCAGGACGGCGCGACCACCCGGTTTAATGTACTGTGCCGCAACCGGAGCCTGGGCGATATTGCGTTGCATGCGCCCGGCCGGTACAACGTACGTAATGCGTTGGCTGCGGTGGCGGTCGGCATCGAACTGGAGATCGATTTCGAGAAAATCCGGGCGGGTATCGGCCGGTTCACGGGCGTGCAGCGGCGTTTTCAGACAAGAGGCGAGGCGGCGGGCGTTACGGTGGTGGACGATTATGCGCATCATCCGACCGAGATCACGGCGACGCTTGAAGCGGCGCACGAGATGTGGCCCGACAAGCGGATTATTGCGGTGTTTCAGCCGCATCTCTACACGCGTACGCGCGATTTCATGGATGATTTTGCGAAGGCTTTCTTCAATGCGGACGTGCTGGTGCTTACCGATGTGTATGCCGCGCGGGAAGCGCCCATTGACGGCGTGAACGGAAAAATGCTGGCCAGTCTGGCCAGGCAGTACGGGCACCGGAATGTGCATTATGTCGCCGACAGGAAAGAAGTGCCTGGCTTTCTTGCAGGCAAGGTCCGGGAGGGGGATGCCGTCGTGACCATGGGCGCTGGAGATATCTGGCGCTGTGGCGGCGCATTGCTTGCGGAACTCGAAAAACGGTAGGGTTGCAGGAGCGGAAAGATGGGTAAAACAACACGGATTCTGGGGCGCATGGCGGGCTTGACGGCGGTCGCGGCGATCGTCGGAGCGCTGTCGTTTGCCGGATGGACCTGGGTCGACGGAATGGTTGTTCGCGAGGTGATGGTCGAGGGCGCCCGGTACGCGGACGAGGAGACGATCCTCGCCCTGGCCGCTGTCGATACGAGCATGCGCGTGCTGGATGTGGATCCGCTGCTGATCGCCGACCGTGCCGCCCGGCATCCCTGGGTGCAAACCGGTGTGGTTCGAAGGCTTCCTTCCGGTGTGGTGCGGATCGCTGTCAGAGAACGGCGCCCCGTTGCCCTGGCGCTTACTCCCGATGGGCAACCGGCGGCCTGGCTGGACGCCGAAGGTCATACCATGCCGTTGTCCGAAGGCGCTGCCTGGGACGTACCGTTGGTTTGGGGCGCTGCGTTGCCTGAGAATCGCACGCAGCCGCTGCGCGAAGCCTCGCTGCGCGAACTGCTTGCCATGCTGCCGGAATCCGATCCGCTGCCGGATGCGCTCGTTTCCTCGTTTGAGGTCGAGCGCGCCGGAGGCATCACGATGTATGCAGCGGTTCCCGGCGGTAACGACGCGATTGCCGTACGGCTGGGAAGCCGCGGGTATGCCGAAAAATTCAGGCGGCTGAATGCCTTCTGGACGCAAGCCGTATTGCCGCGCCCGGATAAAACCTTTACCACCATCGATCTCCGTTTTGACGGCCAGGTTGTCACGAAAGGAAGTTGACCCCCATGGGGTATTTGCTTATGGAAACGAGCATGAATGAACGTATTGTAGTCGGTGTAGACATCGGCACCACCAAGGTGTGTGCCGTGGTTGCGGCTGTCGACCCTCTCGGCTCGATCAACATTCTGGGGGTCGGGGTTGCAGAGTCGGACGGTCTGAATCGCGGGGTCGTGGTGAACATAGACAAGACGGTCGCCGCCGTGCAGGTTGCCGTAGAGGAGGCGGCGCGGGCCGCCGATGTGGACATTCGGAGCGTAATCGTCGGGATCGCGGGGGATCATGTCCAGAGTTTTCGGACGAGCGGCGTCATCACGATATCGCCTCGGGATCGGGAAATCGTGGCGAACGACGTGCAGCGTCTCCTAAAGGACACCACCCATGTAGCCATGCCCGCCGATCGGGAAATTCTGCATGTCATCCCGCAGGAATACGTGGTGGACGGGCAGGACGGGGTAGCCGATCCTGTGGGGATGAGCGGAGTGCGCCTTGAGGGAACCGTACACATTATCACCGGACTGGTATCCGCGGCCAAAAATGTCTATCGCTGTATCGAGAAAGCGGGTTATCAGGTCGAGGATATTGTGCTGGAGCCCCTGGCTTCGTCCTGTTCGGTGCTCCATCGGGACGAAAGGGAAGTCGGCGTAGCCCTTATCGACATTGGCGGCGGCACGACGGATATCGCCGTGTTCGAGGATAATACCATTCGCCATACCGCCGTCATCGGCATCGCCGGGAACAATGTAACCGACGACATCCGGCGAGGCCTTGGCGTCATGCGGGACCAGGCTGAGCAACTCAAATGCCGTTTTGGGGTCGCTCTCATCGACATGGCCTCGGAAGAGGAGGAAATCACGATACCCGGATTGGGGGGACGCCCGGAAAAGAGTATCGGACGCAGTCCGCTTGCACAGATTATCCAGCCTCGTATGGAGGAGATCCTGGAGATCGCAGCCATCGAGATCAAGCGCAGCGGCTACGCGGGAAAACTGGCAGCCGGCGTGGTGCTTACCGGCGGCGGCTCGCTTATTCCCGGTGTGGGCGATCTTGCCTCCGATGTGCTCGGCGTGGAAGCCCGTGTGGGCGTGCCCACCGGACTGGCCGGCGGCATGGTGCAGGAGGTCACGGACCCCAAGTATTCCACGGCGGTCGGGCTTGTGTTTCACGCAATGCAATCCGGGGTTGGAAACGGTGCGGTTTTCAGTGGAGGACTGGCTTACCAGGGAGAAGATCGCGCCTCTCGGAATTCGCTCGTCAACAGGATTGCGACGAGGATGAAGGGCTGGTTCGACGAACTATAACAACAATTGCTGCCTTTGCTGCCGGGCGCATGCGCCGATCGGCACTCACCCATGGAAATAATGGAGAAACCCATGAGCAACTCCTTCAAATTCACCGGCTCGTTGACCGACAAACCCAAATTGTGCGTGGTCGGCGTTGGCGGCGGCGGCGGCAATGCCGTCAATGACATGATCACCCGCGGGATCAGCGGGGTCGAATTCATTGCGGTCAATACGGACGCGCAGGCGCTCCGGAAGAATCTTGCGCCGGTGAAGATCCAGGCCGGTTCGGCCCTGACGAAAGGTCTTGGGGCCGGCGCCCGGCCTACCGTCGGCGCCGATGCGGTCGAAGAGAGCCGGGAGGAAATCAAGCAGGCGCTTCGGGGCTTCGATATGGTTTTCATTACTGCGGGCATGGGCGGCGGCACCGGCACCGGAGGCGCTCCCGTGGTGGCTGCGATTGCACAGAAACTCCACATTCTGACGGTTGCCATCGTTACGCAGCCATTCGAATTCGAGGGCGCCCGCCGCAGAAAGGCCGCCGATGAAGGCATCGAACTGCTTCGCGATTTTGTCGATACGCTGATTGTCGTTCCCAACGAACGCCTGATGGAAATATCGGACGACAAGACCAGTTGGCTCGAGGCGTTCAGCATGGTGGACAATGTGCTCTACAATGCGGCGCGAGGCATATCCGATCTGATCACCGTACATGGCCTCGTCAACCTCGACTTTGCGGATGTCAAAACGACTATGGAAGCCGGCGGCCAGGCGGTCATGGGAGCGGCGGAGGCAAGCGGCGCCGCACGGGCCGAGGTGGCGGCCAAGGATGCTATTTCGAGTCCGTTGCTTGACGGGCTGTCCATAGCAGGGGCCAGTAATGTGCTTGTCAACATTACCTCCGGTAAGAACATCACGCTCCAGGAGGTTAAGACGGCGGTTGGCATCATTCGGGAAGAAGCGGGAGCAGAGGTGGAAGTCATTTTCGGCACCGTGATAGACCAGGCCATGGACGACAAGCTCAGCGTTACGGTCGTTGCCACGGGATTCGATCTGTCTCCGGGCTTGAACGGTCAGCCCCCGTATCCCCGGAGGACGATGTCGCTTAGCTCGACAGGGGCTGTACCGAATTACAAGGGCGAGGATAATTTGAAGAAACTGGATGTGCCTGCCTACGTGCGTCGGGAGATTGTCCGGCAGGACGAGGAGTCGGAAAGGTCCGACCGGGAAACGAGGGAGGAAGCGCAGACAACCCGGGCAAAAATCAACAGGCTTCATCGCGATAACCCGGGGCAAACCCGGAAAGAAGACACCGATACGCCGGCATTTTTGCGGAAAATGATGGACTGAAACGGGGTGCGAGGCGCCTGTCCTGCCGATGGCCTTTCTCCGTTCAGCGTATATCGCGGCGTTCTGGGTTCTCGCGGTGCTCTTTCCGCGTCCCGTCGCTGCGCAGCAAGCGCCCCTGAAGGGCATGGTGTGGACGCCTCCCGACGACCGCATACAAGCCGTGCGGGATATGTACGCCATGGCGGAAGCCGGCGTGGAGGCGGTGCGCGCAGACTTTTTCCGCAACGACGACATACTGGATATCGCCGATACGCTCGGGCTGCATATCTATCTTGATCTTCCCTTTTCCCGCCTGTCGGTTTCCGGACTGGCGGACACCCTTGCATCTGCCCGGGCATCCCTCGACGCGGCGCTGGACATGGCGCGCCGGCATGCTTCGATCCGGGCGATAGGGCTCGCCGGCTATAGCGATACATCCGATCCGGCGGCCTGCGCCTGGTTCGAACAGTTATCGAGCCGTGTGCGCGAGGCGGCGCCGGATGTGTCGACGTACTACGTAACCCTGTTTTCGGAAGATGACGCCTGTGCGAATGCGGTGGATTTTGTTCTGCCGGATGTGCTGGACAGACCCGATCCGTTGGCCTGGATCGAAAGGGCCGACATGTCTTCGGTGGGCGCGGGCGCACTCGGAACCGGCGTCAGGGACGATGCCCCCCGCGGATTGCTTGCGCCGTTTTCGCAGGAGCGACAGGCCCGCTATTTTGAGGACACGCTGCCCGGGCTTTTCGACAGTTCATTGCGGGTCGTGTTCGTGTATCGCTGGCGCGACAGGCCATTTTCCGGCATAGTATCTGATCCTCTACACTACGGACTGCATACGCCGGATGGCTCTGCGCGAGCGGCTTTCGAAGTGATTTCGGGGGTTTTTTCCGGCCGCAGAACGGTTTTTGCGTTCGACGAGGGTACCCCGCCGTCCAAACCCTTCCCCTGGATTGTTCTTTTCGGCTGGATGATTATCCTTGCGTTTGGAGCAGGGTATGCATTTCTCCCCCGTTTTCGCTACATGTTGCCCCGGTATTTTCGATCACATGCCTTTTTTGTCGAGGCGGTGTACACAAAACGGGAAAACCTTCCCGCGATGAATTTCGCGGCGTTCTTCATGCTGGTTATGACGAGCGGATCAACGGCAGTCCTGGTCCTCTACAATCTGACCGCAACGGACGCCTTCATGGTGGCTATGCATCATCTGCCTCCTTTCGTATCGTCTTTCGTGGACCAGATGATCGACAAGCCTGTCCTTTGTTTTTTATTAGGGGGTATCCATGTGCTTGTTCTGGGGATATGGGCTATCCTGTGGTCGCTGCTTTTGCGTTTCGGGGCCCGAACAGTACGGACCCGGCAGGTGCTTATGGTCATCGCATGGGCGCACTGGCCGTATTTGCTTGTCATGGCAGGCGCCATGGTTGCCTCTTCCCTTCCGGCGCCGAGCGGTCAGGTGGCTTCCATGCTGGCCATTGCCTGGATATGTTTCGGCCTGTTCTCCTTCATCCAGGTCCTGTTCGATATATGGTTAATGGCGCGGGAAGCAGGTCTGCTTGTTCCGGGCGCCTTGCTCCACCCTTTTGTGTGGGTGTTTTTTCTTCTCCTCAACGCGTTGCTCAGGCATTCGTCCGAGGTGGCCTTTGTGTGGCACGCTGCGCTGAGACAATAGAGGGTATCCTTTACTGCGTTGCGGTTGCTGTGCGTTCGTGGGGTTGGGCAGGCATTGCCCACATCCGCTCGGCAAACTCCTGAAAGGGTTGCTTGTAATGAAGCCAACTGAAATGGAGGGAGACAGGTGTGAATTCCTGATAATCGCCACGTCCCGGCAAGCCGGACACCAAATCTGTCAGGAAGGTGCGCAGCGCCCGGTTCCGAATGCCTCGCAACGCATAGACCGAGCGATCCGTGTAGTACCGGTAGGTGACGTCGCGAAAGTCCGGATCGTACGTCGTCCAATCCTCGATGAAGTCCAGTTGGGGGCTCAATCGTCCCTGGAGCCAGGGGAAAACCTCCAGATTGTGTTGACTCATCGCCATCGCGAGACTCCATTCGCAGGATTCCTCGCTGCGACCCTCCGCCAGACGGCTTCGGAAATGGGTTTGCGCCCTTTTTGCAAGGAATGAGGCCGCGGTCTCGCACACGCTTTGGACCGTATCCCGGTCGGCACAGTAGATCATGCCGGCCTGCACGCGGGGCAGATGGGTGATTCCGAACCGTCGGATGGTGCGTTGCCGGCGGTTCAGGATCACATCGATCATGATGCGCCAGTCCTTGGGGCCCCCGAAGAAGAAATCGGCGCGCTCGTTGCCTGTGGCCGTGAAGGGATATGCCTGTAATTGTTTCCAGAGCGGATCGGGGCTACGGCACCAGATGATATCCGCATCCACGAACAGCGTGCGCTCGTACGGCATGAACCGGTGCAGGTGGTGTTTGAAACCCGTAATCGAAGCGTGCTCCTCGGGCAGCACATGAATGTCCTCGAAGAGGTCCGCCTTGCCGTGTTTGCGCAGGTGTTCCCGGTGCGTGTCGGGGCAGAAGAGGGCAGCGGGTCGATGCGCATCGTGACGCCTGAGCGTCATGACGGAAGCCGCTGCATGATGCACGAACCGTTCCGGCCCGTAGGTGTGCAGCACGTAGCCTTCTTTCGGAGTGTGCATGGCTTGTTCTCGTCTGCGCCGTCCATTCCCCCGGCGTGCGTCCGGCGGCACGACTTACGAACGCATCCCGTCCAGTTTTTTCCGAAGACTGTTCATCAGGGAATCGAAACCGCGCTTGCGAACGACCGACTGAAAGGAACGCGCATATCCTTCCGCCGTGCTCACGTCATCCAGGATAATGTCCCGGACCTGCCACTGCCGGTCCGTTCGCCCAAGCACATATTCCACTTTCGTCGGAATGTCCTTGTAGACCGTGGTCGTGGTTACATACGCCATGGTGTCGTTGGCGGTAATGTTTCCGTAGGTGACCACGGACCGGTAGACGTCAAGATCCGAGAGCGACTGATTCCGGACGATCCGGCTGAATACGTCTACGAATTCCTCCCGTTGCGCCGGCGCCGGATCGGCCCAGAAAGGCCCGAGGGCTGCACGCCCCATCGCCGTGAAATCGATACCGTCGTTGATCACGCGTTTGAGTTGCTCGCGCTGTTCGTCGGTGAAGGTCTCCCGGTCGCCCAGTACGTCCTTGATCTCGCGATCCCGCTGTTCGAGAAAGCGGCGCACTTCAGCGGATCGATCCTGAGCCCGGACCGGGCTCGGCAGTTCGAGCAGGATACCGAAGAGGAGGAAGAGAAGACAGGCGTTGCGTGCCATGAAGGTATCGGTTTTCAGGCGTGTGCGGAAGCAGGAAGATACTTACATATTTGCAAGAGATATGTAACCGATAGGTATTTAACAACAATCATGCCGGAATGTCACATAACAGGCCCTAAGGATACGCTGATTTATTCCGGGAGAACACCGCTCAGCGCCGGCGGGCCGGGCCCGGCCCAGCCCGTTTCCGCCCATAACCGCAACACGGCGACATTGAATGCCCGCACGCGCTCGTAATATGTGGCTCTCAACGCAAGATTTGCCCGCACGGCATCTACAAGGTTTTCTGTATCGCCCAGATCCAGATCGAAATTGATTTGTTCGGTGCGCAGCCATTCCCCGCTGATGGTCAGGGCTTCGCGTTGCGCCTCCATGGCGGCTCGCGCGGTGATGACGTTGCGCCAGGCTGCTTCCACCTCGAACAGGATCAATTGCCTGGCCGCGGCCAGTTGGTGATGAACCTCATTGCGTTCCGCTTTCGCCTGAGCCACCCTGGCGCGCGTTTGCGCCATATTGAGGGGCAGGCGCAAGCCTATTCCCGCCCGCAGACTGCGTCCCATATACGGATCGTTGACATAGGGATTCGGTTGGCGGAACCGCCCCGACGTCAGCGTAATCCTCGAGTCGATGCCGAGGAAAAGTTGCGGGAAATAGTCTGCGCGCGCCACCTTGATTTGGGCTTCCCGCGCAGCCAGTCCCGCGGCGGCCTGGCCGATTTCCGGCCGATGTTCCAGAGCAATCCGCAGATAGGTGTCCAGGGAGTCGAGCACGAAAGGCATGGGTTCCAGCACGATTTCTTCCGGCTCGGGTGTCGTGGCTCCGGGCAACATCATCTGGCGCGCAAGGGCGCTTTGCGCGGTGCGCAACCCCTGTTCGACTTCCACCACCCGCCGCAGAAATTCCTGCTCCGTAATGCGGACCTTGAACAGGTCGGCGTCGTCCACATCTTCCGCGCCTTCTTCGAGGAGACGGTCAATCTCCGTCTTGGCCTGTTCCACGATTTCCCCGGCTTGTTCGGTCAGCGTGACGAGCTGCTTCGCAAGCAACAGGTTGTAGTACAGCGTACCGGTGCGGAGCGCGATCTCGATCTTTTTTTTGCCTACGGATGCTTCCTCGAGACGTACGCCCTGCCGGGCCGCCTCGATGTTTCCTTGCAGCGCGCCCCATGTATACAGGGGTTGCACCAGGCTGGTCTCGAACCGGTTCAGCGGACGCAGGGATTCCCAGTCGTTCCGGACCCCGGGGTAGAGATACAGATTGTCTTCGGAGACCCCGGACGGGAGGTTGCGAAGTCCGGGCGCCGCGGCATGGGCTGTCTGGAGTGAAAACTCGGTGGCGAATCGGGATGCACGGGCAAGTTGCTCCCGCGCCTGCGCGAAATCAAGATTCGAGGCAACGGCATTTATCTCCGGGCTCACTTCGAGGGCGTGCCGGACCGCCGTTTCGAGGCGTACGCGGATCGTATCCGGCGCCTGGGCGGAGGCGGCGCAGGGGAAAAGGGTGATACAGATGCACAGAAGGGCGTTCGTCAGGCGCAGGGCGTGCCGTTGCATGGCGCTGTACGCTATTGGTCAACGAGATCCGGCAGTTCTTTCAGGTCGTCAATGACGATATCCGCTCCCCGCTCCTGCAACAACGATGCCATTTCCTCCTTGTTTTCGATATAGGGAGGGATGAAGCCTATAGCGCGCACCCCGGCTTTCCGGGCGCATGTCATGTCATCCACGGAATCACCGACATACACGGCCATTTCAGGATGCACGGCGCGTCCTGCCGCGTTGAGCATGGCCAGCGCATGCTGGAGAGGAAATGGGTCCGGCTTGAAACGCTTCTCCTGTTTTTCCTTGGCGACAATCAGGGGAAAATACTTTTTCCAGTCGAAACGATTTACGGTCCACTTCGCTTCGGCTTCCGGGCGTCCCGTGACGATGCCCATAGTGCGTCCGCTCGCGTGGAGTTTATTCAGCGTAGCCGTTTGTATGAGAGGGGGTTCTTCCGCAATGAAGCCGTTCCATTCCTCTCCCCGATATCGTCTTTGAAAAGCGTCCACTATACGGCTTAGCGGCACGCTCATTCCCGTATCGGTGATAATGGCGTGCGTCAGTTTCCAGTCGTCGTTGAAGCCGCCGAGGTTTTTGTAGCGCTGGATGGTGCTGGGGAGAAGCTGCCGGCCGGTGAATTGCTCCACGGTTTCTTCCACGGCGCGCCGATAGGAACGGGACACGTCCACGAGCACGCCGTCCATGTCGAAGAAAAGCGCCTTGACCTCGGTCGTACCCGGCATATGCGCTATGAATTCATGGTGACGAGGAATTCGTCATTGTTTTTTGTGCCGCGCATTTTGTCGAGCAGGAACGTCATGGCGTCGATCGGCGACATATCGGCAAGCAGTTTCCGAAGGATCCAGATGCGCCCCAGCTTGGCCTCGGGCACGAGCAGTTCTTCCCGCCGCGTCCCCGACATGATCACATTGATGGCGGGGAATACCCGGCGATCGGCGAGGTTGCGATCCAGCACGATTTCCGAATTCCCGGTTCCCTTGAATTCCTCGAAGATGACCTCGTCCATCCGGCTTCCCGTGTCGATGAGGGCCGTGCCGATGATCGTCAGCGATCCCCCCTCTTCCACATTCCGGGCCGCCCCGAAAAAGCGTTTCGGATTCCGCAATGCGCCCGCTTCCATGCCACCGGAGAGGGTTTTGCCCGTGTTCGGGGTTACCGTATTGTGCGCCCGCGCCAGACGCGTGATCGAGTCGAGGAGAATGACCACATCCTGTTTTGCCTCGACCAGCCGTTTGGCTTTCTCCAGCACGATATCCACCACCTGGACATGCTGTTCGGCTTTCTGGTCGAAGGTCGAAGAGATCACCTCGCCGCGAACGTTCCGCTCCATATCCGTGACTTCTTCGGGTCGTTCGT
The nucleotide sequence above comes from Bacteroidetes bacterium SB0662_bin_6. Encoded proteins:
- a CDS encoding FtsQ-type POTRA domain-containing protein, producing MGKTTRILGRMAGLTAVAAIVGALSFAGWTWVDGMVVREVMVEGARYADEETILALAAVDTSMRVLDVDPLLIADRAARHPWVQTGVVRRLPSGVVRIAVRERRPVALALTPDGQPAAWLDAEGHTMPLSEGAAWDVPLVWGAALPENRTQPLREASLRELLAMLPESDPLPDALVSSFEVERAGGITMYAAVPGGNDAIAVRLGSRGYAEKFRRLNAFWTQAVLPRPDKTFTTIDLRFDGQVVTKGS
- a CDS encoding UDP-N-acetylmuramate--L-alanine ligase, which codes for MMKSKRQSALGRIRRVHMVGIGGIGMSSIAEVLLNRGYWVTGSDLQLSDVTDRLTSLGAVIHEGHAAENVQDTDVVVYSSAVALKENPETVEAERQRIPTIPRSVMLGELMRMQFGVGISGTHGKTTTTSMVGLVVAEGGFDPTIIVGGKVAVFGSNAVVGEGNVIVIEADEYDRTFLRLTPSLAVITNIEAEHLDTYRDLDDIKQAFTQFANSVPFFGAAVLCLDDPIVQEIVSRIDRRIITYGMSRQAEVRTDKVWQDGATTRFNVLCRNRSLGDIALHAPGRYNVRNALAAVAVGIELEIDFEKIRAGIGRFTGVQRRFQTRGEAAGVTVVDDYAHHPTEITATLEAAHEMWPDKRIIAVFQPHLYTRTRDFMDDFAKAFFNADVLVLTDVYAAREAPIDGVNGKMLASLARQYGHRNVHYVADRKEVPGFLAGKVREGDAVVTMGAGDIWRCGGALLAELEKR
- a CDS encoding HAD hydrolase-like protein, which translates into the protein MPGTTEVKALFFDMDGVLVDVSRSYRRAVEETVEQFTGRQLLPSTIQRYKNLGGFNDDWKLTHAIITDTGMSVPLSRIVDAFQRRYRGEEWNGFIAEEPPLIQTATLNKLHASGRTMGIVTGRPEAEAKWTVNRFDWKKYFPLIVAKEKQEKRFKPDPFPLQHALAMLNAAGRAVHPEMAVYVGDSVDDMTCARKAGVRAIGFIPPYIENKEEMASLLQERGADIVIDDLKELPDLVDQ
- the ftsA gene encoding cell division protein FtsA — protein: MNERIVVGVDIGTTKVCAVVAAVDPLGSINILGVGVAESDGLNRGVVVNIDKTVAAVQVAVEEAARAADVDIRSVIVGIAGDHVQSFRTSGVITISPRDREIVANDVQRLLKDTTHVAMPADREILHVIPQEYVVDGQDGVADPVGMSGVRLEGTVHIITGLVSAAKNVYRCIEKAGYQVEDIVLEPLASSCSVLHRDEREVGVALIDIGGGTTDIAVFEDNTIRHTAVIGIAGNNVTDDIRRGLGVMRDQAEQLKCRFGVALIDMASEEEEITIPGLGGRPEKSIGRSPLAQIIQPRMEEILEIAAIEIKRSGYAGKLAAGVVLTGGGSLIPGVGDLASDVLGVEARVGVPTGLAGGMVQEVTDPKYSTAVGLVFHAMQSGVGNGAVFSGGLAYQGEDRASRNSLVNRIATRMKGWFDEL
- a CDS encoding ABC transporter substrate-binding protein is translated as MARNACLLFLLFGILLELPSPVRAQDRSAEVRRFLEQRDREIKDVLGDRETFTDEQREQLKRVINDGIDFTAMGRAALGPFWADPAPAQREEFVDVFSRIVRNQSLSDLDVYRSVVTYGNITANDTMAYVTTTTVYKDIPTKVEYVLGRTDRQWQVRDIILDDVSTAEGYARSFQSVVRKRGFDSLMNSLRKKLDGMRS
- the ftsZ gene encoding cell division protein FtsZ, with amino-acid sequence MEKPMSNSFKFTGSLTDKPKLCVVGVGGGGGNAVNDMITRGISGVEFIAVNTDAQALRKNLAPVKIQAGSALTKGLGAGARPTVGADAVEESREEIKQALRGFDMVFITAGMGGGTGTGGAPVVAAIAQKLHILTVAIVTQPFEFEGARRRKAADEGIELLRDFVDTLIVVPNERLMEISDDKTSWLEAFSMVDNVLYNAARGISDLITVHGLVNLDFADVKTTMEAGGQAVMGAAEASGAARAEVAAKDAISSPLLDGLSIAGASNVLVNITSGKNITLQEVKTAVGIIREEAGAEVEVIFGTVIDQAMDDKLSVTVVATGFDLSPGLNGQPPYPRRTMSLSSTGAVPNYKGEDNLKKLDVPAYVRREIVRQDEESERSDRETREEAQTTRAKINRLHRDNPGQTRKEDTDTPAFLRKMMD
- a CDS encoding TolC family protein codes for the protein MQRHALRLTNALLCICITLFPCAASAQAPDTIRVRLETAVRHALEVSPEINAVASNLDFAQAREQLARASRFATEFSLQTAHAAAPGLRNLPSGVSEDNLYLYPGVRNDWESLRPLNRFETSLVQPLYTWGALQGNIEAARQGVRLEEASVGKKKIEIALRTGTLYYNLLLAKQLVTLTEQAGEIVEQAKTEIDRLLEEGAEDVDDADLFKVRITEQEFLRRVVEVEQGLRTAQSALARQMMLPGATTPEPEEIVLEPMPFVLDSLDTYLRIALEHRPEIGQAAAGLAAREAQIKVARADYFPQLFLGIDSRITLTSGRFRQPNPYVNDPYMGRSLRAGIGLRLPLNMAQTRARVAQAKAERNEVHHQLAAARQLILFEVEAAWRNVITARAAMEAQREALTISGEWLRTEQINFDLDLGDTENLVDAVRANLALRATYYERVRAFNVAVLRLWAETGWAGPGPPALSGVLPE